A stretch of the Mesorhizobium sp. Pch-S genome encodes the following:
- a CDS encoding SidA/IucD/PvdA family monooxygenase, translating to MTSPVLDLAGIGVGPFHLSLAAHLDAIPSADVCFFDDKPAFDWHPGMMLEGVELQTSFMKDLVTATLPTSPWSFASYLVSQKRFYEFLNADFDAIPRREFARYLSWVASGLDNLRFWKSVREVRFEEGTFRVRFDDETRLARTLSLGVGLKPNVPNWAQAALGETCFHTSQAAYRLGGLDGRRIVVIGGGQSGAEIMQHLLSQPEAADQSIAWISRRQNFQTLDDSPFTDEFFTPQYVERFHALPRSRKLPTVAQQKLAGDGISASTLRAIYQKSYALRHLSGQEHDLAFLPHREVLDLRHEGGEFRLVMRNGFDGSVEMVSADAVVLATGYVFTVPEFLAPLGERLDLDERGLYQLREDFSVEWDGPDAARIFALNAGRHSHGIAEPQLSLMAWRSAVIVNALLGREHFDLALRPSAVKWVNDSADALSQMAQGSAL from the coding sequence ATGACATCCCCAGTCCTCGACCTCGCAGGGATCGGTGTCGGTCCCTTTCACCTGAGCCTCGCTGCACATCTCGACGCGATCCCTTCCGCCGATGTGTGCTTCTTCGACGACAAACCGGCCTTCGACTGGCATCCAGGCATGATGCTGGAAGGCGTGGAATTGCAGACGTCCTTCATGAAGGATCTGGTGACGGCGACGCTGCCGACCAGCCCCTGGAGTTTTGCCAGTTATCTGGTTTCGCAGAAGCGGTTCTATGAATTCCTCAATGCCGATTTCGACGCGATTCCGCGACGCGAGTTCGCTCGCTATCTCTCCTGGGTCGCTTCCGGTCTCGACAATCTCCGCTTCTGGAAATCCGTGCGCGAGGTCCGCTTCGAGGAGGGGACTTTCCGTGTTCGCTTCGATGACGAAACGCGGCTGGCGCGCACTCTGTCGCTCGGCGTCGGGTTGAAGCCGAACGTCCCGAACTGGGCGCAGGCGGCGCTGGGCGAAACCTGCTTCCACACCAGCCAGGCGGCCTACCGGCTGGGTGGATTGGACGGACGCCGTATCGTCGTCATTGGCGGAGGCCAGAGCGGCGCCGAGATCATGCAGCATCTGCTGTCGCAGCCGGAAGCGGCGGATCAGTCCATTGCCTGGATCAGCCGTCGGCAGAATTTCCAGACGCTGGACGATTCTCCCTTCACCGACGAGTTCTTCACGCCGCAATATGTCGAACGGTTCCATGCGCTGCCGCGTTCGCGCAAGCTGCCGACCGTGGCTCAGCAGAAGCTGGCGGGCGACGGCATTTCGGCTTCGACGCTGCGCGCCATCTACCAGAAGAGCTATGCGCTGCGTCACCTTTCGGGCCAGGAGCACGATCTTGCCTTCCTGCCGCATCGCGAAGTTCTCGACCTTCGGCACGAAGGCGGCGAGTTCCGCCTCGTGATGCGCAACGGCTTTGACGGCAGCGTGGAGATGGTGAGCGCTGACGCTGTCGTGCTCGCCACCGGCTATGTTTTCACGGTGCCGGAATTCCTGGCGCCGCTCGGTGAGCGCCTCGATCTCGATGAGCGTGGCCTCTACCAGCTGCGCGAGGATTTCTCGGTGGAATGGGATGGGCCCGACGCCGCGCGCATCTTCGCGCTCAATGCCGGTCGCCACAGCCATGGGATTGCCGAGCCGCAGCTAAGTCTGATGGCATGGCGCAGCGCTGTCATCGTCAATGCCTTGCTGGGCCGCGAGCATTTCGATCTCGCTCTTCGGCCGTCGGCAGTGAAATGGGTAAACGATTCTGCGGACGCTTTGTCCCAGATGGCGCAGGGCTCCGCTCTCTAG